ctgattttctatttttcagtctGGGATTTTGTCTTGGAAAGTTCCAGTTTAGAGTCTCTATTTCACtgaagtttatctttttttgctGAGAATAAAACCGAGCTCATCTTCAGCTGGGGGCTGGAAAGCCCTGCAGCCAAGTCCGCGTGCGCATCAGACACGGAGCGGGCCGAGGACCGCGCAGAGCTGCCCGCACTCTGGGGAGCTGCGGCGGAAGTCTTTTTTCACTTCCTGAACATCTaggcagttttaaaaattcatagtcattattttaaaacgggggtgggggaaagaaaggaaaatacctGCTTGGTGGGCCGCTGTTGGCGGcttgggaggaggagaggagggctgCGGAGTGACTTGACCCCTCCCCACACCGTGTTTATTGCCCACAGGCGAGTCACAGACTTGAAGGCTCTAGAGATTACTGGAGACAGTCTCCCAGTGGTCTCAGTATCGCCCGCCGGCCTTTCCTAGTCCCAGATGATTCTGTTGTATCAATGTGTAATTTCTATTGTGTGGCCTGACTTCCAGGCACTGGAGGGCTTGTCTTTGGTTTAGTTCTAGAAGCTAGATCCTAGCAGCTGCTCAGCAGCCTGGTGGCATTGTAGTCCTCAAAGTGAGAAAGACACAAGAAGGTCGATTTAAGAACATTCAGAGATTAATCCAATTAATGGCAGCTTCTGATCAGATCCAGCCAGCAGCTCACCTCTTTCTGTttgaggttttttggtttgttggtttgttggtttgtttgtttaagatttattgattgagggcgcctgggtagctcagtgggtaagcatctgcctttggctaaggtcatgatcccagggtcctgggatcgaggccctcatcgagctcgctgctcagtggagagcctgcttctccctcccccctccccctctctctgtcaaataaataaataaaatcttttaaaagattgattgattgattgattcagaAAGAGACTGTGCAGGGgtagggagcagactccctgctgagcacagagccagatgcagggccttgaggctcaatcccacgagCTCATGATCACGacgagtcggacacttaactaactgagccacccaggtgccccagataggTCTTTATTAGCTATAAGTAATATCACTGCTTTTGAAAATAACAGCACTTAGAGACAGATTTGAAGAGAGAACACTGTTTCGGCAGTTCACCCCTCCTAATTAGTAATGGTTTTCATGTGAAATAGCGGCTGTGACTTTAAGCTTTTCTCACTGTTCCcgctcctctccccctccctcctccccttcctccttcacgGGCCAGTTGCACCCATAGTTTTGCCTGAATTCACCCACTTGTGGCCAAGGTGAATTCGCACTGGGTGCAGAAGAACCTATAACCTGTTTCAGTGAAAAAACCAAGTCTTGCTGCCAGCTGCCTCTGTGTAGGATCAGCTGTGATGTCGCTGCTGGTGCCCAGAAGTTCCTGGCAGTGATGGCAGAGAGAGGCCTCGAGAGGGATGTCACAAAATCTGCCTTTGTGACAGCAGAGGCTTCTCTCTCAAGGCCTGAATCTCTTCACCTTGGGCTGTTACAAGAAGTAGCCCCGTCTCCAGTTTCGGGGCCTTCCAGTTTCCTGCCTCTGTTTACTTTAATCCCACTGTAGCAAAGCTTCGACCTTGTCAAAAGGCTGCGAGAAGAGGCCTGTCTCTTAGACGGTTCTTCCAGTGCTTCATACTGATAGACCTGGGCTTTCCCTGGTGCCCTAAGTCAGTAGGGAGCCTGGTGGGCTCCGGCCCAGAAGGCCCAGCTTTAAGTATCTTTCTCTTTAAGAAGAGTGGCCCACAGTCATGCCTCATGAGTCACTTTCTGGAGAGTAGGGTAGGGTAAAGGCATTTGAAGGGAGATGGTCCGTGTCTCGAGAGAGAAGCCGACTGAGTGGTTTGTGGGACATGTTGACACTGGAGGGTGAAAAGGGGGGCCCCTTCCTTTGGCAAGAAGTGTTCTGTTACTCACATTTTGGAGGCTGGATATCCCGTCTCTTTATGGGGAAGCAGATGTTGACTGGTTTGTCTTCCTTCCTTAGGTGGTTTTTTGGCAAAATCCCCAGAGCCAAGGCAGAAGAAATGCTTAGCAAACAGCGGCATGACGGGGCCTTTCTCATCCGAGAGAGTGAGAGTGCCCCAGGggacttctccctctctgtcaagtaagtactTCCCGCTCTGGTCCCCGGAGGCCTCTCCCTGCTGATGGGAATTGTGTCTGGCTACACACACACCGAAGGTTGCCAACCGATAGAGGTTTAGCCTAAATAGTGGTTTACTAAAGcagaatattttacattaaaatagtaatttctggggggaaaaatgcaTTGTAAAATAGTAATATCTAGCTGCTCTTAAAAATCCGTTCTTCCAGTACGGAGTGTCGGTTCCCGTGTGGAACAGTCTTCAGTTGGTCACATTTTCCCTATTCCCCCATGCCTCCACTGTGCCCTCCGCTTGCACATGCCTCTTTCCTCGATTGGCCTCTAGGGGATCCCCACCGCCCTTTCTGTCAGTATGACTGGTCACCTTTTAGCTGGTTTGGGGGACCTTTACCAGATGTCTAGCTTAAATCCTCCACCACCGTCCTGGGCCTCTCAATTGAACTTTAAAAGGTTACCACAAGGGTGGAGGAGTGTTTTGCTTTCCCCAGTGGTAAAATGTGCAGAGGAGCTGGTAAGCAAGGAATGGGGAAGGCAGGGAGTTTACCACCCCAGGAATTGTGGAGAACCTAAATTGGAATTTGAGGATTACAAGCACATCACTTCTCGTCTGCAAAATAAGGATTTTTAATCAAATTGTCATTTCCATGTGTGTTTTGACTCGGTCCTTTCTAGGTAATATATTGCCACAGGAACCCCAcatcactgggtgttatatgtaagtgatgaatcactaaattctactgaaACTAATACTCTACTATATGTTAATGgactagaatttaaaaacttgaaagcgggggaggggagactcAGATCACTGTCATAGATCACCTTGATTATTTTTACATGAAGACCATAAGATAGTTTATTTGCCATTTGCACACAATgtaaagatttttccattttcaaaattgaTCTTGTTTCCTCTTAGGACCAGTATAGGTTTTTTGAAATGTagatttaaacttaatttttatatttttctcagtgAAAGTATGGGAGGTGGTTTTAGGCCACATTCACACCACCACACAGATACGTGTCCAGTAGAAGTCAGTTTTTAGTCCCAGCATGAAAATATTAAACCGGATCTGTCATCTGTTTTCCTTACATTTCACACTGACCCAAGTGGAAAACAGTCCAGAACGGGGAGTGCAAGCAGTTACTCGCGAGTGAATTGACTGACGGCCGCACCGGGGTAGCCAACCGTGTGCCGGGGAGGCCTTGATTACACCAGTCACTGCGCATGCTCATGTGGTAGCTGCTGGCGAGCTCCCAGACCATTATTccattttatcaaataaaaacttaaaaatccatGCGTttattgttttagaaataaaatttgaaacagATGTCATTACCACCTTTAACGACACAAAGACCTTCTCAAAGGAGGTTCCAGAATCCAATCTCTAAAACGTTTCTCTAGTCTCAGGATGGGAGTCAGTGATGAAAAACACCATGGCCGGTAACAGGCCCTTGTCTGGGACCCTGTGCACCTTGTGGAAACCGTCTGCATGGCAGCCGTGGGAGTGGGCTTCTGTGGGGCCAGAAACGTGGTGTGGGTGCGTCTGCCTTCCTCACCGCGGACTTGGATCCGAGTGAAAAAGCAGCTCCGGTTCTAACACTTGGGATCGCCTACTTGAAGCCCAGTGCTGCCACCTACTGGGTGGTTCTTAAGAAGTCATTTCTTTCCCCCTTGAAGActgaaggagaggagacaggGTGTCCTTCATTTACATGTCTTCCTAGAGCGCCGTTGGAGGCCTGGGTGCTGGGGTCCGTGCCAAGGACCCAGCAGCGAGCAAGACGGGCAGAGCTTTGCCTGGTTGTCGGGGGTGGTCCGCTCCCAGTTGCAATCCCACTTCTGCGGGCCTGCGCAAGGAAAGGCGTGTTACTCGGTGATGGAGAAACCTCTCGGGGCACCGGGTACCTCGGCCTCTTGTATTTATTGGCCCACGACGTTCCATTCTGAGACCTTTCGCCCATGAGTAGAACTAAAATCCCTAAACGGAAAACGTGATCTGTACTCCATTTGCAGGAGAGCTATTGAAAGTGTGTCCAGTCCCTCCAGCTCTTCTCCTGGCCCACCTCTTGTAGCTTTTAAATATCACCTAAGGTTTTAATGGgcgtttgtttggtttggtttttgcttgAAAAGTTAATGAAGTCACACTCTTCCTTGAGTAAGACTCTGTTTGGCTTGGTACAGTGCAGGGCGCGTGGAGACACGGCATAGGTGAGGACAtcctttattttacagacatCTTCAGAATTGACCTGATGGACAGGGTTTCCCTCTCTGGCAAGGAGTCTTACTGTTGTCACTGGTGATCATCAGTCCCCCGGAGGGCTCTCTGGAGCACTCAGCGTCCTAACTGCAGCCAGGGAGCTGTGTTTGTGCTGCAGTCTGGGGCCCCTTGGGCCGTGAGAAGTGTTGCCGGAATCCGAGTTCTCACAAGACGCTTCCTTGATCTGATGGGCACACGGCCCCCTGGTAGCCGGGACCGAGCCCTCTGACCTGCTTTCGTTTGTGTTCTGTGCCCTCCCCAGGTTTGGAAATGACGTGCAGCACTTCAAGGTGCTCCGAGATGGAGCAGGAAAGTATTTTCTCTGGGTGGTGAAATTCAATTCCCTGAATGAGCTGGTAGATTATCACAGATCGACATCTGTCTCCAGGAACCAGCAGATATTCCTCCGGGACATAGAACAGGTGCCACAGGTGAGCCTCCTCGGGAGATCGGGATCATCTCCAGCAATTAAGAGTAGCTCCTCGGGCAGGCGCCTTTTTGAAGGAGTCCTGGGCCTTCTGTGCTCACTATTCAAAGTATTGCCTGTAGTTTGTGTTACGGGTGTGTAGAACGAAACAAAAtggttttgcctttcccagaggCTGCCCTTCTAAGGCGGTGCGTTGCCAGGTACCACCTATGTCTCTGTGGGAAAACGGTCTTTAACGCCCTCCGCTGATGTATCCCCGGAAGCAAGTACTGAGGCGAACCTCGCTTTGGAGGTTCCCGTCTTCCTGTGCCTGCAGCCCCAGCGCTGTGTTAGGAGGAGCCCCGCCTGACTGGAGTCAAGCTCTTGACCTTTCGACTCCATAAAACCTTAAGGACTTCATAAGCAATAAACCGATGGGAACTGAAGCCTTTTCCAAGCCTGGGGTTGTAAACCAGAGCCTGGCTGCTGTTGCCCAAGGTCCTCCCTGACGGCCCGCGCTCGCTTCCATGCCGTGGCGGACGAGCCCTAGCACGTTCTGGCCTGTCAGGAGCCATGGTGAGCGTAGCCTGCTCCCACGTAGGGTAGACCGACAACCTGGAAAGATAAACAGCGGTGGGGGAGGGTAGAAATGGGAGGTTGTCGCGGGAAACGTGGAGGAGTCGGCACACGGCGGTCGCGCTCCCGTGACCAGTCCCCCCCCAGCAGGGGGCTGGCCGTGGCAGAGACCGAGCAGGTGTTCTCTCCCCGCCCCTCTTCTGCAGCAACCGACGTACGTCCAGGCCCTCTTTGACTTTGATCCCCAGGAGGATGGAGAGCTGGGATTCCGCCGGGGAGACTTTATCCACGTCATGGATAACTCGGACCCCAACTGGTGGAAAGGGGCCTGCCACGGGCAGACCGGCATGTTCCCCCGCAATTACGTCACCCCCGTGAACCGGAACGTCTAAGAATCAAGAAGAGATtatttaaagaaagtgaaaaatttcaaacacaaaagaatgaaacccacGAGCTGCCTTAACAGCAGCCTGTGAGGGAGCTCAGAACACCTGTCGGGGTCACCTGGTGACCCTCTCACTTCGGTTGGAACtttgggaggggtgggagggggcgttGGATATAAAAATGCCAAAACTTACctataaattaagaaaagagtttttattacaaattttCACCGCTGCTCCTGTTCCTCCTTTGTCctctttttcatccttttcctcttctgtccATCAGTGCATGACGTCTAATGCCACATATAGTCCTAGCTGATgccaataataaaagaaaagaaaccaagcaGGCTGGTATTTTCTCTCTGCAGAATGTCTGTTGTAGTCGAGTGACTGAAGGAAGGACAGCCGTGGCTGGGTTCCTCGTGCGCACgcaggagagggcaggagagggcgGCCGGCCGGCGGCCCTTGCTGGGCGGCTCCTgccagacgggggtggggggcagcccccCGGCCGCCAGGGTCTTGCGACAAAGTTGGAAATGGAGCGCGggggcagaaggaaggactgTCCCCTCATGGCTTCCTGAACAGAGTCAAACTAAAAACCTTGGTCTCTTTTCTACGTTGTTTTCCCTTCCACATGGCATTACTGAGCATGTTGGTTTTTTCCTAGTGCCTTTTTCCTTATTTCAAGAGTTGCTTATGAGtggtgtttttttatttgttttaaaataagttaaagacAGTCCGGAGCTTTTTCAGCCCatttgtctcctcctctgtgtAAATAGTCCTCccccgggggaggggagagcaggtggAGGAGCCAGGCATGGGTAGGGGGCGCGGGCAGGGGGTGCGGGCAGGGGGCGTGGGCGGTCTGCCTGTTCTCAGCCATGAGTCTTTAAGGTTTAGCTTTAATGTTTGTCAGCCCTCTGGAGTCCGCTGTGGCTGTCCCGGGGGTGCCGTGCCGGCCgctgctggggaaggaggagatggTCCGGCTCTGTCCAGCGCTTCCCACCTCGGACTGGATCTGGCTGCGGGGGGCTGTGAGAGCCCTTGACCTTGCGAACCCGGCTGTTGCCTGCCCCTGCTCCGCTCCAGCGCCCCCCAGAGAAAACACCCTGGAGCCTGCAAGTTTCAAACACAGGAGAGCCTAAGGGACTTCAGCTGTCGCTCTGTGACCGGATCGGGTTATATACTGTGTTCCTACACTGAGGTGGAGCCTGggagctttcatttttcttgctctGAAAATCCGAGGTATCCATTCATGGCTTTCATCATCTGTGTCCCCTGCCTGACCTGCCCGGGTGAGCACGAGGGCAGCGTGCGGGCAGCAGCCGGGTTTTCGAGGCTCCGTCTGCAGTGGGCTGTGTCTGTAGctgctgccccttctcccccaaGCAAGTGTCTCCGTGAAGCAGGGGCGGTTGGGGAAGGACGAGTGGGAAATGTAGGAAGGCCAAGGCCATCGCAGAGCTCCCTCTTCCGCCTTGTCAGCTGCCTGTCCCTCGCAGTGATGTGCCTGTGAACTTTCTCCTCCCGATCCCCTGCCCGCATCAAAAACAGGGCTCCCCGGGAGCTGGTGATGGCCTTTGGGTTCTGAAGTGGCCGATTGGAGTCTCCCCTGGACTCTGCTTATGGAGCCGGACTCAGCCTGGAGTGCTCAGGCCCCGGAGGCAGCTGCTCTTCAGGACAGAGCGCCCGccctctcgctctctttctggTAGCTTCTTTCCTCGGTGATGATAAAAGGAATCTCTGGCATTCTACACCTGGACCATttgattgttttattttggaattgGTGTATATCATGAAGCCTTGCTGAAcgaagatgtgtgtgtatatatttaaaaaaaaatcagtgtttaaaTAAAAAGACCTATGTACTTAATCCTTTAACTCCGCGAATAGCATTTGGTAGGTAGTGATTAACTGTGAATAATAAACATCCAATGAATTCTTCACTCtgtatcttttctctttattccccccccccttccgccttacttaaaataaaaacctaaaagccATGTCAAGCGTCAGGCAGGACTCCCATGTCCTCTTTTCCCGCTAGCCCAGCTCCCCGGGGGTGCGCATGGATCTTGCTGGGCTCCGAGAGTCGCGCGGCCCACACTCAGCGGCTCATCGGAATCCCTGGGGCTTGTTCACAGTGTGGACGCCCAGCCAGCGCCCTCGGGAGCTGGGAGATGGTGGCTGAGGCCAGGCCTAACCACACCGTGCCGGCTGGTATAGACCAGACGGTGGTATTTAGGGAGAGCATGGACAGAAACTAAACCCAAGCAATTTCCACTTAGGTTCTTGGTCCCGTTCGTAAGTAGAGTGTGTTGTGCTACCTCATGGGCAGTCCCCTACTTGGGTGGTAGTTGTAACTTCGCTTTTCTGCGATGACCTCGGTGATGGAACTTGACCTGACACCGTCCTGCTGGACACTGCCGGTCTCACAGACCACCTGTGAGCTGTGCTGTGCAGATGCTTCCAACGCGGGGCCACTGAGGTGAGAACTTCAGGCCGTGACCACCTCGGTGAGactgtgctctctctgactcCTGGCCTCAGAGTAGCATCGTAATTAATGGGAAGGTCGATGCTTTTGCACGGTTCGGTcacaggcttctttttttttttttttttttttttttttttttttttttttttaaagattttatttatttatttgacagagagagatcacaagtaggcagagaggcagacagagagaggaggaagcaggctccccactgagcagagagcccgatgcgggactcgatcccaggaccctgagatcatgacctgagccgaaggcagcggcttaatccaccgagccacccaggcgcccccggtcaCAGGCTTCTTGCTGATTCTATCCCCTTCCGCCATGGAGCTGTAATTCCTGGGAAGGCATCTGGGTGGGAGCACCTCGGGGAGGACTCCACCGTGGAAAGCTCATCTGCGGCTGCTGACAGAGGTACAGGTGGGCAAGTGGCCTCGAGGCTCCCTCTTCCTGCGCTCACTTCAGTGACCTGCAGCAGCTGGAGCCCAAGTGCACCTGCTCACGGACCTGGGAGTTTGTCACAGACTCCTCTTCAAGCGAGACTGTAGAGGGGACCATAGTGACCAATCCTACCCAGGCCTTCACGGCAGTCTGCAGCCCCAGACCCTGCCTTCTGGTCCTCCGGCATGGTGGTTGCGGCCCACCCAAACGGTTGATGTTGGAAAGAGGTCAAGGCAAGGGGCACAAGTGGCATTGACCTGCTGACCATAGGGGATCTTCAGGCTGAACTCTGCTTTACCAAAGTGCCTGGGTAACTGGGAAAAATGAGAGTGGGACTGTATCTGGGCACCCTGGGAACACTTTCATTCCTAAGACACTCAACTGCCATGAAATGCAAATCCCCCAGGTCTGAGCTCTATTTTATATTAAAGCACAAGGGGATACTGTGTATGTTCTTAGAGGATACTGTGCGTTCATTGGGGGGCTCTTAAGCTTAATCCCAGGGACCATaggcccctccctccagccagaGCCCTGTGGCAAGGGAGCCCTGTGCTTACTACCAAGATGGCTGACAGGAGAATCCTGAACCACTATTGTAACTGGGTCTATCTGTCGCtgttaaggaaggaagaaaaatcccGTGTGCCGACAGCTCGGATATGCTGTTGACTAACCCACTTGGTACTCAGAGCCTTCCaaacactacttttttttttttttttccaaacactacttttaaaacagttttaaaactCATGTCCTGGggtgtgggttttttcttttttctttttttctttttcttttttttaaataatgagacttggggattttttttttttcttcagcaagAGTAGGAGCATGTGTGTGGAGGGTGATTGggggctgagggacagagaatctgaagcaggctccatgcccagcacagagcagagTCCCAccacctgaaatcatgacctgagctgaaatcaagagtcgggcactgaaccaactgagccacctaggttctCCACcgctgaagattttattttattatttttttaatagaaatggctttactttaaaaaatatatatttatttatttgaaagagagacagagcatgagagagaagaaggtcagagggagaagtagactccctgctgagcagagagcccgatgcggggctcggtcccaggaccctgggatcatgatctgagccgaaggaagaggctttaacccactgagccacccaggtgccccaaggttttttttatttttaagtaatctctacacccaatgggGGTTTCAACGTGTGCTTtcccaactaagccagccaggtgtccccagacaTGTGAGGATTTTATTAGATGAGATTACTGAGTGGAACAAAATGCTCCCCTGTCTGTGGCCAGATTCTGCCATAACTTACTTTTTGCTACATTGTAGTTCTTCAGGTGATTTTTTTCTGTCACTGCACAATATTATTTCCTATTACTACTGACACagttagttgttgttgttgttgttt
This region of Mustela lutreola isolate mMusLut2 chromosome 15, mMusLut2.pri, whole genome shotgun sequence genomic DNA includes:
- the GRB2 gene encoding growth factor receptor-bound protein 2, giving the protein MEAIAKYDFKATADDELSFKRGDILKVLNEECDQNWYKAELNGKDGFIPKNYIEMKPHPWFFGKIPRAKAEEMLSKQRHDGAFLIRESESAPGDFSLSVKFGNDVQHFKVLRDGAGKYFLWVVKFNSLNELVDYHRSTSVSRNQQIFLRDIEQVPQQPTYVQALFDFDPQEDGELGFRRGDFIHVMDNSDPNWWKGACHGQTGMFPRNYVTPVNRNV